A stretch of Ranitomeya variabilis isolate aRanVar5 chromosome 3, aRanVar5.hap1, whole genome shotgun sequence DNA encodes these proteins:
- the LOC143817617 gene encoding protein FAM200C-like has translation MAKRKKDEEYRTFQQEWTDEFAFVERAGSPVCLICNDKIASMKRSNIKRHFDTRHASFASKYPAGDSRKKACQELLCKVQASQQQLRVWTQQGDLNSASFVGALAIVRNGKPFTDGEYAKTFMLDVANELFDDFPDKAKIIKRIKDMPLSARTVHDHAIMMANQIEASQVKDINTALFFSLALDESTDVSHISQFSIIARYAVGDTLHEESLAVLPLKGTTRGDDLFKSFTEFTKEKNLPMHKLISVCTDGAPCMVGKNKGFVALLREHEKRPILSFHCILHQEALCAQMFGEQLGEVMSLVIQVVNFIVARALNDRQFKTLLDEVGNNYPGLLLHSNVRWLSRGKVLSRFAACLSEIRTFLEMKNVDHPELSNTEWLLKFFYLVDMTEHLNQLNVKMQGVGNTVLSLQQAVFAFENKLELFIADIETGRLIHFEKLGEFKDACTANDPAQHLDIQQLAGFTSNLLQSFKARFGEFREHTRLFKFITHPHECALDSTDLSYIPGVSIRDFELQAADLKASDMWVNKFKSLNEDLEKLARQQAELASKHKWREMKQLQHADQLIVKTWNALPVTYQTLQRVGIAVLTMFGSTYACEQSFSHLKHIKTNIRSRLTDGSLNACMKLNLTTYEPDYKAISKSMQHQKSH, from the coding sequence ATGGCTAAAAGAAAGAAGGATGAGGAGTATCGTACTTTTCAGCAGGAGTGGACAGACGAATTTGCCTTTGTGGAGAGAGCAGGTTCACCAGTTTGTCTTATATGCAATGATAAAATTGCATCCATGAAGCGGTCAAATATAAAGCGCCACTTTGACACACGCCATGCTTCATTTGCATCGAAATATCCTGCAGGGGACAGCAGGAAGAAAGCCTGTCAAGAGCTGCTGTGCAAAGTGCAAGCTAGTCAGCAGCAACTTCGAGTTTGGACCCAACAAGGTGACTTAAATTCGGCTAGCTTTGTTGGTGCTTTGGCAATTGTCAGAAACGGAAAACCATTCACAGATGGGGAGTATGCCAAAACATTTATGCTTGATGTTgccaatgaactttttgatgattttccggATAAAGCCAAGATTATCAAACGGATAAAAGACATGCCTCTGTCAGCAAGAACAGTTCATGACCATGCCATCATGATGGCAAATCAGATTGAGGCATCCCAAGTGAAGGACATAAATACAGCTCTGTTCTTTTCTCTTGCTTTGGATGAATCAACTGACGTAAGCCATATATCTCAGTTCAGCATCATTGCAAGGTATGCTGTCGGTGACACGTTACATGAGGAAAGTCTTGCTGTTTTGCCTCTGAAAGGGACAACAAGAGGGGATGATTTGTTCAAGTCATTCACTGAGTTCACTAAAGAAAAAAATCTACCAATGCATAAACTTATTTCAGTGTGTACTGATGGTGCTCCATGCATGGTAGGAAAAAACAAAGGATTTGTAGCGCTTCTTCGTGAACATGAAAAAAGACCTATCCTTAGTTTTCACTGCATCCTACATCAGGAGGCACTTTGTGCTCAGATGTTTGGTGAGCAGCTTGGTGAGGTGATGTCACTTGTCATTCAGGTGGTCAACTTTATTGTTGCCCGTGCTTTAAATGATCGCCAGTTTAAAACACTCCTGGATGAAGTTGGGAATAATTATCCTGGTCTGCTTCTGCACAGCAACGTGCGCTGGCTGTCAAGAGGGAAGGTGCTCAGCCGTTTCGCAGCTTGTCTGAGTGAAATACGAACTTTTCTTGAAATGAAAAACGTTGACCATCCTGAGTTGTCCAACACTGAGTGGCTCCTGAAGTTCTTCTATCTTGTAGATATGACTGAACATCTGAACCAGCTCAATGTGAAAATGCAAGGCGTTGGTAATACAGTTTTATCGCTTCAACAAGCTGTGTTTGCATTTGAAAATAAGCTGGAACTGTTTATCGCAGACATTGAAACAGGTCGTTTAATACACTTTGAAAAACTGGGAGAGTTTAAAGATGCATGCACAGCAAATGACCCTGCACAACATCTTGATATTCAGCAGCTAGCAGGCTTTACATCCAATCTCCTGCAATCATTCAAAGCGCGCTTTGGAGAATTTCGTGAGCACACTCGTCTTTTTAAGTTCATCACTCATCCACATGAGTGTGCACTGGACAGCACTGACCTGAGTTATATCCCTGGTGTCTCCATCAGAGATTTTGAGCTACAAGCTGCTGACCTGAAGGCTTCAGACATGTGGGTGAATAAGTTTAAATCACTTAATGAAGATTTGGAAAAACTTGCACGACAGCAAGCAGAGTTGGCAAGCAAACACAAGTGGAGAGAAATGAAACAACTCCAACATGCAGACCAGCTGATTGTCAAAACTTGGAATGCACTTCCTGTCACATACCAAACACTGCAGCGTGTGGGTATTGCTGTACTGACAATGTTTGGCTCTACCTATGCATGCGAGCAGTCTTTCTCACATCTAAAGCACATCAAGACTAACATACGTTCACGTTTAACGGATGGAAGTCTCAACGCCTGCATGAAGCTAAACCTCACCACGTATGAACCAGATTACAAAGCCATCAGCAAATCCATGCAGCACCAGAAGTCACATTAA